The window CAGCGTGCCCCGGTCGATCCCCTGCGCCGCCTCCCGTAGCCGCTCGGCCAGGCTGCGGGAGGATTCCGGTTCCGGGGTTTGTCCAGGTGCAGCTATGGCATCGGACGCGGTGCGGCTCTGGCGGGCCTCCCATGCCTCGCGCAACCGCGCGGCCAGGTCCTGCCTCCCCTCCCGGCCATCCCGATCCGCAGCGCCGGCATAAGCCAGACCCTGCGCCGCCCCCTCTTGCGTCAACGGCCCGAGGCGATCCACAGCTCGCCCGATCCAGTCGCGCACCTGACCGGCCAGAACCTCCGCCACACGCGCAACCTCGGCCGCCTGCGCCTTGACCTCGCGCCACACCCGGACGGCCCCGACCTCGATACCGCGTTCCTTCATCTGCCACGCCCCGGCAGACAGTTGCGGCAACGGATCCCGGTCCAGTTCCACCGCCCGCACCGTTTGACGCAGCGCCTCGGCCTCGTCGCCGCGATCATGCGCCGCGCTGGCCCGCTCCTGCGCCTCGATCCGCTGCGCCTCTAGCGTCCGGTGGTCGATCCGTTCCTCATGGCCGCATCGCTCAAGGGCGCGGTTGCTGTCCCGCGCCCATGCCTCACGCCATCCTTCCAGCATCTCGACCGCGTTCCAGTCCCGGTTCTTCGCCCCGAACCCCTCGGGGCCGATTTCGCGGGTGGTCAGCAGGATATGGGCATGGTGGTTGCGATCATCGCCGGTCCGTCCCGGCGCATGAAGGGCAATGTCGGCCACCATGCCACGGGCCACGAACTCGCGCTGGCAGAATTCGCGCACCAGCTCCACGCGCTGTCCGTGGTCCAGCTCGGCGGGCAGAGCCACCCGGATTTCGCGGGCGACCTGCGAATTCTTCCGGGTCTCTGCCGCCTCGACCGCGTTCCACAGCGCCTCCCGGTCCTGCACCCATGCGGGGGCGTTGGCAGGGGCGAGGGTTTCGACGTGATCGACACCGCCACGCGCACGGTAATCGAAGGTCAGCCCGGTGCGGTGATCCTCGATCCGTTCGCCCACGCGGTAGGCCGCAGCCGCCGTGGCGCTACGACCGGAAGAGCGAGATATCATCGTGGCCCGAAGGTGATAGATCGCCATTTCTGCGCTGCACTTCGCTAAGGGTTCAAGGGAAACGCAGGGTTCCCTTGCCCACACAAACGCGCAGCGTTTGTATAAGTGGGCACTTCGTGTTTGACACGCTATCCACTACGCGGCACAAATTCAACTCTTGTAACGAGGAAGGGCGGTAGAATGGCGCGCACCATCGACCAGCAGATCGCAGATGCGCAAGCGAAGCTGGCGCGGCTCAAAACCCGTCAGAAAGCCAGCGACACCCGCCGAAAGATCATCGTCGGCGCCATCGTCACCACCGAGGCCCTGAAAGACCCCAAGATTTCCAAATGGCTGGCATCTACCCTGCGCAAGAACGCAACCCGGGACGTGGACCAGAAGGAAATCGCCGGGCTGCTGGCCGACCTCGATGCCAGGGCGCAAAGCGCCGGGGCGGGTGAGGCATGAGCGGCAGCACCGATCCGTTTCTGGTTCTGGTCGATGATATTGGCGCGCTGCGCCGCCAGATCGAGAACCTGCAACGCACCAGCCTCGACAGGGACGAGGCCGAACATCTCAACGCGACCATCGCCCAGAGCCTCGACAACATGGCGCAAACCGGAAAACGGCTGGAACAGCGCCTTGAGGGCCAGTTGCAGCTCGCCACCGCCAAAACCCACAGGGACGCCATAGAAGCCGCTCAGGGGGCCGCCAGAGCGGCTATCAGGGAATCCCATGCCGAGATCCTCCAAACGGCCAGGAGCCTCTCACAGGCCGCAGGAGAGGCCCGCAGAGAGGCGTGGCGCTGGTTCGGCGGGTTCTGGGTCTGGCTGGCCTCGATCGGGGCCGCAGGGGCGCTTGTCGGCGCGCTGGCCGTGTTCTGGCTCCAGGGCCGCGCCGATGCCAAAGCCTTCGGACAGTATCCCAGCATCTACTGCACCACCGCAGGCGGGGCATTCGCCGATCAGCGCGACGGAAGCCGATACTGCATCTTCATGATTTCACCGCCGACACAGCCAGACGGGGAATGACGGCTTACGCGCCGGGCTGGATCGAGACTTTCAGCCCGAGCGCCTTAGCGACCTTCATCACCGTGGACAGCGTAGGGTTCCCATCCCCGGATAGCGCCTTGTTCAGCCCCACCCGGCTCATGCCAACCTCACGGGCCAGCGCGGTCATGTTCCGTGCGCGGGCAACCACTCCAAGGGCGCGGGCAACATAGGCGGGATCGTCGCCGCCATCTTCCATGACC is drawn from Ketogulonicigenium robustum and contains these coding sequences:
- the mobQ gene encoding MobQ family relaxase, which codes for MAIYHLRATMISRSSGRSATAAAAYRVGERIEDHRTGLTFDYRARGGVDHVETLAPANAPAWVQDREALWNAVEAAETRKNSQVAREIRVALPAELDHGQRVELVREFCQREFVARGMVADIALHAPGRTGDDRNHHAHILLTTREIGPEGFGAKNRDWNAVEMLEGWREAWARDSNRALERCGHEERIDHRTLEAQRIEAQERASAAHDRGDEAEALRQTVRAVELDRDPLPQLSAGAWQMKERGIEVGAVRVWREVKAQAAEVARVAEVLAGQVRDWIGRAVDRLGPLTQEGAAQGLAYAGAADRDGREGRQDLAARLREAWEARQSRTASDAIAAPGQTPEPESSRSLAERLREAAQGIDRGTLAEAAARLQESREAEERQRVQEAERLKEQERQQERLREREARDHDRDGGLTH
- a CDS encoding addiction module antidote protein; protein product: MPEEKFARYDSADYLKTEEDIAAYLEAVMEDGGDDPAYVARALGVVARARNMTALAREVGMSRVGLNKALSGDGNPTLSTVMKVAKALGLKVSIQPGA